From Pseudomonas fluorescens, one genomic window encodes:
- a CDS encoding LysR family transcriptional regulator: MKARSDELQIFVCVIECGSISAAAEQVGQTPSAVSRTLSRLEAKLDTTLINRTTRRMDLTEEGKYFFEQAKRILDQMEELEERLTSRQQTPSGRLRINAASPFMLHAIVPYIDEFRRLYPDIQLELNSNDLIIDLLEQSTDIAIRIGALADSTLHARPLGCSPLHILASSAYLKQHGTPRSVAELAGHSLLGFTQTETLNHWPLRHAHGDRWEIQPSLSASSGETLRQLALEGQGITCLSDFMTAADIQSGRLIPLLAEANSGYRQPINAVYYRNSQLALRIQCFLDFIQGKLVGYAGGG; this comes from the coding sequence GTGAAAGCCAGATCCGATGAGTTGCAGATTTTCGTCTGCGTGATTGAGTGCGGTTCGATTTCTGCTGCCGCCGAGCAGGTCGGGCAAACGCCCTCGGCGGTCAGTCGCACGCTGTCGCGCCTGGAAGCCAAGCTCGACACCACCCTGATCAACCGCACCACGCGGCGCATGGACCTGACCGAGGAGGGCAAGTACTTCTTCGAACAGGCCAAGCGCATTCTCGATCAGATGGAAGAACTGGAAGAGCGTCTGACCTCGCGACAGCAAACGCCTTCCGGACGGCTGCGGATCAACGCTGCGTCGCCGTTCATGCTGCACGCCATCGTGCCCTACATCGACGAATTCCGCCGGCTCTACCCGGACATCCAGCTCGAACTCAACAGCAACGACCTGATCATCGACCTGCTGGAACAAAGCACCGACATCGCCATTCGCATCGGCGCCCTGGCCGACTCGACCCTGCACGCCCGCCCGCTGGGCTGCAGCCCGTTGCACATCCTCGCCAGCTCGGCCTACCTGAAACAACACGGCACCCCGCGCAGCGTCGCCGAACTGGCCGGGCACTCGCTGCTCGGTTTCACCCAGACCGAAACCCTCAACCACTGGCCGCTGCGCCATGCGCACGGTGATCGCTGGGAAATCCAGCCGAGCCTCAGCGCCTCCAGCGGCGAAACCCTGCGCCAACTGGCACTGGAAGGCCAGGGCATCACCTGCCTGTCAGACTTCATGACCGCCGCCGACATCCAGTCCGGTCGCCTCATCCCACTGCTGGCCGAGGCCAACAGCGGCTACCGCCAGCCGATCAACGCGGTGTACTACCGCAACTCGCAGTTGGCGCTGCGGATTCAGTGTTTTCTGGATTTTATTCAGGGGAAGTTGGTGGGGTACGCGGGTGGAGGGTGA
- a CDS encoding N-acyl-D-amino-acid deacylase family protein, translating into MRYHTLIRNASIIDGSNRPAYSADVGILNGRIERIGDLSADNADEVVDARGRVLAPGFIDVHTHDDTVVIRQPQMLPKLSQGVTTVIVGNCGISASPVKLRGDPPDPMNLLGTSAAFVYPRFSDYRAAVEAARPTLNVAALVGHTALRSNHLDDLQRTASAAEISAMREQLRESLEAGALGLSTGLAYASAFSASTDEVVQLATELAAFGAVYTTHLRSEFEPVLEAMDEAFHIGRQAKSPVIISHLKCAGAGNWGRSPQLLAALEQAAQSHPVGCDCYPYAASSSTLDLKQVTDAHRITITWSTPHPQVSGRDLIDIAAEWGLSLEDTARRLQPAGAVYYGMDEADVRRILAHPLSMVGSDGLPEDPFPHPRLWGAFPRVLGHFSRDLGLFPLHTAVHKMTGLSAARFGLKHRGEIRQGYWADLVLFNPATVRDVADFSDPQRSADGIDGVWVNGVRSYVDGQANGQRHGRFLAREGDLRAGFNA; encoded by the coding sequence ATGCGGTACCACACCCTGATCCGCAACGCCTCGATCATTGACGGCAGCAACCGCCCGGCGTACTCGGCTGACGTCGGCATTCTGAACGGGCGGATCGAGCGTATCGGCGATTTGTCGGCCGACAACGCCGATGAGGTGGTCGACGCTCGCGGCCGGGTGCTGGCGCCGGGTTTCATCGACGTGCACACCCATGACGACACGGTGGTGATCCGTCAGCCGCAGATGCTGCCCAAGCTCAGCCAAGGGGTGACCACAGTGATCGTCGGCAACTGCGGGATCAGCGCCTCGCCGGTGAAACTGCGCGGCGATCCGCCGGATCCGATGAACCTGCTCGGCACTTCGGCGGCGTTCGTCTATCCGCGCTTCAGCGACTACCGCGCGGCGGTCGAGGCGGCTCGACCAACCCTGAATGTGGCGGCGTTGGTGGGGCACACGGCGCTGCGCAGCAATCATCTGGATGACCTGCAGCGCACCGCCAGCGCCGCTGAAATCAGTGCCATGCGCGAGCAGTTGCGCGAAAGCCTGGAAGCCGGTGCGCTGGGGCTGTCGACGGGGCTGGCCTATGCCAGTGCCTTTTCTGCATCCACAGATGAGGTGGTGCAACTGGCCACGGAGCTGGCGGCATTTGGTGCGGTCTACACCACCCATTTGCGCAGTGAGTTCGAGCCGGTGCTGGAGGCCATGGACGAGGCGTTTCATATCGGTCGCCAGGCCAAAAGCCCGGTAATTATTTCCCACCTCAAGTGTGCTGGCGCCGGCAACTGGGGGCGCAGTCCGCAGTTGTTAGCGGCGCTGGAGCAGGCGGCGCAGAGTCATCCGGTCGGCTGCGATTGCTATCCCTATGCCGCCAGTTCCTCGACCCTCGACCTCAAACAAGTCACCGATGCCCATCGCATCACCATCACCTGGTCCACACCCCATCCGCAGGTCAGCGGTCGCGACCTGATCGACATCGCTGCCGAGTGGGGCCTGTCCCTGGAGGATACGGCGCGGCGTCTGCAGCCGGCGGGCGCAGTGTATTACGGCATGGATGAGGCGGACGTGCGGCGGATCCTCGCGCACCCGCTGTCGATGGTTGGCTCCGATGGCCTGCCGGAAGACCCGTTCCCTCATCCACGGCTGTGGGGCGCCTTCCCCCGGGTGCTCGGGCACTTCAGTCGAGACCTCGGGTTGTTCCCGTTGCACACTGCGGTGCACAAGATGACCGGGTTGTCGGCGGCGCGTTTTGGCTTGAAGCATCGCGGCGAAATTCGCCAGGGCTATTGGGCCGACCTGGTGCTGTTCAACCCGGCGACGGTGCGCGATGTCGCGGACTTCAGCGACCCGCAGCGTTCGGCCGACGGCATCGACGGGGTGTGGGTCAATGGGGTGCGCAGTTACGTCGACGGGCAGGCCAATGGTCAGCGGCATGGGCGATTCCTGGCGCGAGAGGGCGACTTGCGCGCCGGCTTTAACGCCTGA
- a CDS encoding glyoxalase superfamily protein: protein MGFGKITPILRIFDEAKALEFYVDFLGFSVDWQHRFEANYPLYLQVSRGGCVLHLSEHHGDASPGAALRIETDALDAFHQELLAKNYRYAHPGIEDTPWDSREMSVKDPFGNRLVFVSTS from the coding sequence ATGGGTTTTGGAAAAATCACCCCGATCCTGCGGATCTTCGACGAGGCCAAGGCGCTGGAGTTCTACGTCGACTTCCTCGGCTTCAGTGTCGATTGGCAGCACCGATTCGAGGCCAATTACCCGCTTTATCTGCAGGTCTCGCGCGGCGGATGCGTGCTGCACCTCTCTGAGCACCACGGCGACGCCTCGCCGGGTGCGGCGCTGCGTATCGAGACCGATGCGCTGGACGCCTTTCACCAGGAACTGCTGGCGAAAAACTACCGCTATGCCCATCCTGGTATTGAGGACACGCCTTGGGATAGTCGGGAAATGAGCGTCAAGGATCCGTTTGGCAATCGGCTGGTGTTTGTCAGCACCTCGTAG
- a CDS encoding DUF6124 family protein, translating to MKKITPDPPESLVTSPYASDDAGKLHAAAERALDHYLKPTAMRGSVANKCPSSIFAVMPGLDRERLLAHASETLASVNVMATDLAFELEGSRRQVALAIAQMISLGQLLVNRVLDDVDQPRS from the coding sequence ATGAAAAAGATCACCCCCGATCCACCTGAATCCCTCGTCACTTCTCCCTATGCCTCCGATGACGCCGGCAAACTCCACGCCGCTGCCGAACGCGCACTCGATCACTACCTGAAGCCGACAGCGATGCGGGGCTCGGTTGCGAACAAATGCCCATCGAGCATTTTTGCTGTCATGCCTGGGTTGGACCGAGAACGCCTGTTGGCCCATGCCTCGGAGACCTTGGCTTCAGTGAATGTGATGGCCACTGACTTGGCGTTCGAACTTGAAGGTTCGCGTCGACAGGTGGCGTTGGCGATAGCGCAGATGATTTCGTTGGGGCAGTTGCTGGTGAATCGAGTGCTGGATGATGTGGATCAGCCACGAAGCTAG
- the gliR gene encoding AraC family transcriptional regulator GliR produces MQSLGFTSVPPLLKYVRHAEHLGMTIEPALAAAGLQAQQLSDNSLRITGEAHERLLDYFCEHSGDPLFGLNSARFVLPNSWSVLGYITMNCATLGDAMNRIMPFEKLVGDMGVSRAELQGQQVHLIWTCRHQRPRIRRHLVENVLGSWLQYARWIADTHLSADAVWFEHPLPANTELAQYEAFFDCPVLFDQPYSALIVPLPYLQLPLRQADAQLLRTLEEHALGLMATLEDASLEQRVKSCLRQLLKEGLPRKEQVAEQFAVSVRTLQRQLHQAGTTYQQILDDLRQELAEHYLLNSTLPIQDIAQYLGFTEPRSFHRTFKSRRGMPPGEFRQTHRQGD; encoded by the coding sequence ATGCAATCCCTCGGCTTCACCTCGGTTCCGCCGCTGCTCAAATACGTGCGCCATGCCGAGCACCTGGGGATGACCATTGAGCCAGCGTTGGCCGCAGCCGGGTTGCAGGCGCAGCAATTGAGCGACAACAGCCTGCGCATAACGGGTGAAGCCCATGAGCGTCTGCTCGACTATTTCTGCGAGCACTCCGGCGATCCACTGTTCGGGCTGAATTCGGCACGCTTCGTCTTGCCCAACTCCTGGAGCGTGCTGGGCTACATCACCATGAACTGCGCGACCCTGGGCGATGCAATGAACCGGATCATGCCGTTCGAGAAACTGGTGGGCGACATGGGCGTCAGCCGTGCCGAACTGCAGGGGCAACAGGTGCACCTGATCTGGACCTGCCGCCACCAGCGCCCCCGCATCCGCCGCCACCTGGTGGAGAACGTGCTGGGTTCCTGGCTGCAATACGCGCGCTGGATTGCCGATACGCACCTGTCAGCGGACGCCGTGTGGTTCGAACATCCATTACCGGCCAACACTGAGCTGGCGCAGTACGAGGCGTTTTTCGATTGCCCGGTGTTGTTTGATCAGCCTTACTCGGCGCTGATCGTGCCGCTGCCTTATCTGCAATTGCCGCTGCGCCAGGCCGATGCGCAATTGCTGCGCACCCTGGAAGAACATGCATTGGGCTTGATGGCGACGCTGGAAGACGCGTCGCTGGAGCAGCGGGTGAAAAGCTGCCTGCGCCAGTTGCTCAAGGAAGGATTGCCGCGCAAGGAACAGGTCGCCGAACAATTCGCCGTCTCGGTGCGCACCCTGCAACGCCAACTGCACCAGGCCGGCACCACCTACCAGCAAATCCTCGACGACCTGCGCCAGGAACTGGCCGAGCACTACCTGCTCAACAGCACTCTGCCGATCCAGGACATCGCCCAATACCTGGGCTTCACCGAACCCCGCTCCTTCCACCGCACCTTCAAAAGCCGCCGCGGCATGCCACCGGGGGAGTTTCGGCAGACCCATCGGCAGGGGGATTAG
- a CDS encoding FAD-binding oxidoreductase — MRRWNGWGDASTVVELPAQGAGFLEARVGAGRALPDATLESALARVPASRLPQHSLYSIEPQDRLMHARGQSLPDWLALREGAPGIYPDAVAFPQTAEQIRKLLALAEERDLCLIPYGGGTSVAGHINPLDSERPVLTVSLAHMNRLLDLDEQSLLATFGPGACGPQVESQLRARGYTLGHFPQSWELSTLGGWVASRSSGQQSLRYGRIEQMFAGGTLETFAGPLRIPTFPASAAGPDLREVVLGCEGRFGIISEVKVRVTPLPADERFYGVFLPNWDQALQAIRQLAQARVPLSMLRLSNAVETETQLALAGHPQQIAWLEKYLALRGAGAGKCMLTFGVTGNRRQNALSLSQARKHLKAFGGVFTGTLLGNKWAQNRFRFPYLRENLWNAGYVVDTLETATDWSNVDNLLTRIETSLRDGLAAQGERVHVFTHLSHVYGEGSSIYTTYVFRPAADYPATLARWQALKHAASQTIVDHHGTISHQHGVGKDHAPYLLREKGALAMDTLQALSRHFDPAGRLNPGTLLQE; from the coding sequence ATGCGACGTTGGAACGGCTGGGGAGATGCAAGTACGGTGGTCGAACTGCCGGCGCAGGGCGCGGGATTTCTCGAGGCGCGGGTTGGCGCCGGTCGTGCGCTGCCCGACGCGACGCTTGAGTCGGCCCTGGCCCGCGTCCCGGCCTCGCGCTTGCCACAGCATTCGCTGTACAGCATCGAGCCCCAGGACCGCCTGATGCACGCCCGTGGCCAGAGCCTGCCGGACTGGCTGGCGCTGCGTGAAGGCGCGCCGGGAATCTATCCCGATGCGGTGGCTTTCCCGCAAACTGCCGAGCAAATCCGCAAGCTGCTGGCCCTCGCCGAAGAACGTGACCTGTGCCTGATTCCTTACGGCGGCGGCACCTCGGTGGCCGGGCACATCAACCCGCTGGACTCCGAGCGACCGGTGCTCACCGTTTCTCTGGCCCACATGAACCGCCTGCTTGACCTCGACGAGCAAAGCCTGCTGGCCACATTCGGCCCCGGCGCCTGCGGTCCGCAAGTGGAAAGCCAGCTGCGCGCCCGTGGCTACACCCTGGGACACTTCCCGCAATCCTGGGAGTTGTCGACGTTGGGTGGCTGGGTCGCCAGCCGTTCCAGCGGCCAGCAGTCGCTGCGCTACGGGCGCATCGAGCAGATGTTCGCCGGCGGCACCCTGGAAACCTTCGCCGGCCCGCTGCGGATCCCGACGTTCCCGGCCTCGGCCGCCGGCCCTGATCTGCGCGAAGTGGTGCTCGGTTGCGAAGGGCGCTTCGGGATCATTTCCGAGGTCAAGGTGCGGGTCACGCCGCTGCCGGCCGATGAGCGTTTTTATGGGGTGTTCCTGCCCAATTGGGACCAGGCCCTGCAAGCGATCCGCCAGTTGGCCCAGGCCCGTGTGCCGCTGTCGATGCTGCGCCTGTCGAACGCCGTGGAGACCGAAACCCAGCTCGCCCTGGCCGGCCATCCACAGCAAATCGCCTGGCTGGAGAAGTACCTGGCACTGCGCGGTGCTGGCGCCGGCAAGTGCATGCTGACTTTCGGCGTGACCGGCAACCGCCGGCAGAACGCGCTGTCCCTGAGCCAGGCGCGCAAGCACCTGAAAGCCTTTGGCGGGGTGTTCACCGGCACTTTGCTGGGCAACAAGTGGGCGCAGAACCGCTTCCGTTTTCCCTACCTGCGCGAGAACCTGTGGAACGCCGGCTACGTGGTCGACACCCTGGAGACCGCCACCGACTGGAGCAACGTCGACAACCTGCTGACGCGCATCGAAACCAGCCTGCGCGACGGTCTGGCGGCGCAGGGCGAGCGGGTGCACGTGTTCACCCACCTGTCTCACGTTTATGGCGAAGGCTCGAGCATCTACACCACCTACGTATTCCGCCCGGCCGCCGACTATCCGGCGACCCTGGCGCGCTGGCAGGCACTCAAGCACGCGGCCAGCCAGACCATCGTCGACCACCACGGCACCATCAGCCACCAGCACGGCGTCGGTAAGGACCACGCGCCATACCTGCTGCGGGAGAAAGGCGCGCTGGCGATGGACACCTTGCAGGCGCTGAGCCGGCATTTCGACCCGGCCGGGCGCCTCAACCCCGGCACGCTGTTGCAGGAGTGA
- a CDS encoding glycerol-3-phosphate dehydrogenase/oxidase, which produces MSLDWNAAWRQQVLPTLAAETWDLIVIGGGISGAGILREAARRGWRCLLLEQRDFAWGTSSRSSKMVHGGLRYIAKGQWRLTRDSVHERQRLLDEAPGLVEPMSFMMPHYRGGFPGPRLFGGLLTVYDYLAGRRSHRFHDAQQLRFLAPGLKDEALLGGTCFVDALTDDARLVMRVLSEARADGAVALNGLRVEQLLREDGRVCGVQVHDIEGGESLQLRCGVLAVATGAWAERLRPSDAVRQLRPLRGSHLLLPGWRLPVAQALTFLHRRDRRPVFVFPWEGATVVGTTDLDHETDLDISASISSEELDYLLAACAQQFPHAEVVADDVLSTWSGVRPVVGSSGAQQGRPSNETREHVLWQEPGCVTLAGGKLTTFRPQAIEVLTACAAMLGRELSDDGAPVFAAVEPLPIAGLSASQWRRLAGRHGRDLPRLAQLIEQLGRDSVGATDTLWVELALACDTEMVLHLDDLLLRRTRLGLLLAEGGAQYLPAIRRLCQPRLGWDDSRWDEEEQRYRALWQRHHGLPQTTQ; this is translated from the coding sequence ATGAGCCTGGATTGGAACGCCGCCTGGCGACAGCAGGTGCTGCCGACCCTGGCCGCCGAGACCTGGGACCTGATCGTCATCGGCGGCGGCATCAGCGGTGCCGGAATCCTTCGTGAAGCCGCCCGACGTGGCTGGCGCTGCCTGTTGCTGGAACAGCGCGACTTCGCCTGGGGCACCTCCAGCCGCTCTTCGAAAATGGTCCACGGCGGCCTGCGCTACATCGCCAAGGGCCAATGGCGGCTGACCCGCGACTCGGTCCACGAGCGCCAGCGCCTGCTCGACGAAGCGCCGGGGCTGGTGGAGCCGATGAGTTTCATGATGCCGCACTACCGGGGCGGCTTTCCCGGCCCACGGCTGTTCGGCGGCCTGCTGACGGTCTACGACTACCTCGCGGGACGGCGCAGTCACCGCTTCCATGATGCGCAGCAACTGCGCTTTCTGGCGCCGGGTCTGAAAGACGAAGCGCTGCTCGGTGGCACCTGTTTTGTCGATGCGTTGACCGATGATGCGCGCCTGGTGATGCGCGTCCTCAGTGAAGCCAGGGCCGATGGCGCGGTGGCGCTCAATGGTCTGCGGGTCGAGCAATTGCTGCGCGAAGACGGCCGGGTCTGCGGGGTTCAGGTTCACGACATCGAGGGCGGCGAATCGCTGCAGTTGCGCTGTGGCGTACTCGCCGTGGCCACCGGCGCTTGGGCCGAGCGCCTGCGCCCGAGCGATGCTGTGCGCCAACTGCGCCCATTGCGCGGCAGTCATTTGCTGCTGCCGGGCTGGCGTCTGCCAGTGGCGCAAGCCTTGACCTTTTTACACCGCCGCGACCGGCGCCCGGTGTTTGTCTTTCCCTGGGAAGGCGCCACGGTGGTTGGGACCACTGACCTCGATCATGAGACCGATTTGGACATCAGTGCGAGCATCAGTAGTGAAGAACTCGACTACTTGCTGGCCGCCTGCGCTCAGCAATTTCCTCATGCCGAGGTGGTCGCCGATGACGTGCTGTCGACCTGGTCGGGGGTGCGTCCGGTGGTCGGTTCGAGTGGCGCGCAACAAGGCCGGCCGTCCAACGAAACCCGTGAGCACGTGCTGTGGCAGGAGCCCGGGTGCGTGACCCTGGCGGGCGGCAAACTGACCACCTTTCGCCCGCAGGCCATCGAAGTACTCACGGCCTGCGCAGCGATGCTCGGGCGTGAACTCAGCGACGATGGCGCGCCGGTGTTTGCCGCTGTCGAGCCGCTGCCCATTGCCGGTTTGAGTGCCAGCCAATGGCGACGCCTGGCCGGACGGCATGGCCGCGACTTGCCGCGGCTGGCGCAGTTGATCGAGCAATTGGGCCGCGACAGCGTCGGTGCCACCGATACTTTATGGGTGGAACTGGCCCTGGCCTGTGACACGGAAATGGTTCTGCACCTGGACGACCTGCTACTGCGGCGTACCCGTCTTGGGCTGCTGCTGGCCGAGGGCGGGGCGCAGTATCTGCCGGCGATCAGGCGCCTGTGCCAGCCACGGCTGGGCTGGGATGACTCGCGTTGGGACGAAGAAGAGCAGCGTTATCGGGCACTGTGGCAACGTCATCATGGCCTGCCGCAGACCACGCAATGA
- a CDS encoding FGGY-family carbohydrate kinase has translation MDNHKNKRYLLAIDNGTQSVRALLFDLQGNLLGKGKVELQAYYSTQPGWAEQDPEYYWAKLGEACELLWQQTGIDRTQIAGVSLTTQRGTLINVDAQGKPLRPAILWLDQRQTEVEGGIKGPWGWLFKLVGAQATVDYFRAQAEANWIARHQPDVWAGTDKLLLLSGFLTHRLCGRFVDSVGACVGYLPFDFKRLRWAAPSDWKWQALAVRAEQLPTLLKPGETLGHISAEASRHTGIPEGVPLIAAGADKACEVLGAGVVDESTVCLSYGTTATITTTRQRYLEIVPLIPPYPAAVPDQYNCEVMIYRGYWMVSWFKNEFGLREMQQAKEQGIEPEQLFDALVNAVPPGSMGLMLQPYWSPGIRDPGVEAKGAMIGFGDVHTRAHIYRAILEGLAYALRQGKERIEQRSGQSIQRLRVAGGGSQSDAAMQLTADIFGLPAERPHVYEASGLGAAICCAVGLGLHADFPSAIAAMTRVGTVFTPQPEAQQVYQRLYQEVYLRMYRQLKPLYQSIRQITGYPA, from the coding sequence ATGGATAACCACAAGAATAAGCGCTACCTGCTGGCCATCGACAATGGCACCCAGAGCGTGCGCGCATTGCTGTTCGATCTGCAGGGCAATCTATTGGGCAAGGGCAAGGTCGAACTGCAGGCCTACTACTCGACGCAACCGGGCTGGGCCGAGCAGGATCCGGAGTATTACTGGGCCAAACTCGGAGAGGCCTGCGAGTTGCTGTGGCAGCAGACCGGAATCGATCGTACGCAGATCGCCGGCGTCTCACTGACCACCCAGCGCGGCACGCTGATCAACGTCGATGCCCAGGGCAAACCGCTGCGCCCGGCGATTCTCTGGCTTGATCAGCGCCAGACCGAGGTCGAGGGCGGCATCAAGGGGCCCTGGGGCTGGCTGTTCAAACTGGTCGGCGCCCAGGCCACGGTGGACTACTTTCGGGCCCAGGCCGAGGCCAACTGGATTGCCCGGCATCAGCCCGACGTGTGGGCCGGCACCGACAAATTGCTGCTGCTCTCGGGCTTTCTCACCCATCGCCTGTGCGGGCGTTTTGTCGACTCGGTGGGCGCCTGCGTCGGCTACCTGCCGTTCGATTTCAAGCGCCTGCGCTGGGCCGCGCCGTCGGACTGGAAATGGCAGGCGCTGGCGGTGCGCGCCGAGCAATTGCCAACCCTGCTCAAGCCCGGCGAAACCCTCGGCCACATCAGCGCCGAGGCCAGCCGGCATACCGGGATTCCCGAAGGCGTGCCGCTGATTGCCGCCGGCGCCGACAAAGCCTGCGAGGTGCTCGGCGCCGGGGTGGTCGACGAGTCGACTGTGTGTCTGTCCTACGGCACCACAGCGACCATCACCACCACCCGCCAGCGCTACCTGGAAATCGTACCGCTGATCCCGCCCTATCCGGCGGCGGTGCCCGATCAGTACAACTGCGAAGTGATGATCTATCGCGGCTACTGGATGGTCAGCTGGTTCAAGAACGAGTTCGGCCTGCGCGAAATGCAGCAGGCCAAAGAGCAAGGTATCGAGCCAGAGCAGTTGTTCGATGCGCTGGTCAACGCGGTGCCGCCGGGGTCCATGGGGCTGATGCTGCAACCCTACTGGTCGCCGGGGATTCGCGACCCCGGCGTCGAGGCCAAGGGCGCGATGATCGGTTTTGGCGACGTGCACACTCGCGCGCATATCTACCGGGCGATTCTCGAAGGCCTGGCCTATGCCTTGCGCCAGGGTAAGGAGCGCATCGAGCAGCGTTCCGGGCAGTCGATCCAGCGTCTACGGGTGGCCGGTGGCGGATCGCAAAGCGACGCGGCGATGCAACTGACGGCGGACATTTTCGGCCTGCCGGCGGAGCGTCCGCATGTCTATGAGGCGTCCGGCCTGGGCGCGGCGATCTGCTGTGCGGTGGGCCTGGGGCTGCATGCCGATTTCCCTTCGGCCATCGCCGCCATGACCCGGGTCGGCACGGTGTTTACTCCGCAACCGGAGGCGCAGCAGGTCTATCAGCGCCTGTACCAGGAGGTTTACCTGCGCATGTATCGCCAGCTCAAACCGCTGTACCAGAGTATTCGGCAGATCACCGGTTACCCGGCCTGA
- a CDS encoding phospholipase, whose product MKLTSLLLLLCAVAPTAWGWSNHTVGSYLALQALPEVQDAPQVAVEPLEAFLGAQYPAIVELLEQQEAFAREHFAQYPSRPDNLKLPAAPADNLRHAFLMALRINPQIHLAMVIQPLPGQDLPQREHLKADQVMVAQTLSPWNRQRFIVLADGEPVSALAVLASAADEPDYGHDINLFSDNPGEVAALYGFGPQSFGDERFEYSSQAPFHMGFFHENPVVYAAAGFLARSWPDWRAYQYMGLARLAFATGHPYWGYRFLGWGLHHVQDLTQPYHAKPLPGVELASMLLMEGKALAGYGDDKLAAVERVATRHMEVEKYQAAWLYRLLRGGQQVHPMLQAYVDTAEDGVYPPYSVDYLREVVSAQSAAAGAGFDEAIGQWLATAPATNSFSAGNQVQREDYDHPLLNQQLFQLLGHFGAHSRNFVRAGLGK is encoded by the coding sequence ATGAAGCTGACGTCACTCCTGTTGCTGCTCTGCGCCGTCGCCCCGACGGCCTGGGGTTGGTCCAACCACACGGTGGGCAGCTACCTGGCATTGCAGGCGTTGCCCGAGGTACAGGACGCGCCGCAGGTGGCCGTCGAACCGCTGGAAGCTTTCCTCGGCGCGCAATATCCGGCGATCGTCGAACTGCTCGAGCAACAGGAAGCCTTCGCCCGTGAGCATTTTGCCCAATACCCATCGCGCCCGGACAACCTGAAGTTGCCGGCCGCACCGGCGGACAATCTGCGCCACGCCTTCCTCATGGCGCTGCGGATCAATCCACAGATTCACTTGGCGATGGTCATCCAACCGTTGCCTGGCCAAGACCTGCCACAACGCGAACACCTCAAGGCTGATCAGGTGATGGTCGCGCAGACCCTGTCGCCGTGGAATCGCCAGCGCTTCATCGTCCTGGCGGACGGCGAACCAGTCAGCGCCCTCGCGGTACTGGCCAGCGCCGCCGACGAGCCGGACTACGGACACGACATCAACCTGTTCAGCGACAACCCGGGGGAGGTCGCGGCGCTCTATGGCTTCGGCCCGCAGTCGTTTGGCGACGAGCGTTTTGAGTACAGCTCCCAGGCGCCGTTTCACATGGGCTTCTTCCACGAAAACCCGGTGGTGTATGCCGCCGCCGGATTTCTCGCGCGCAGTTGGCCGGACTGGCGCGCCTATCAATATATGGGCCTGGCGCGCCTGGCGTTCGCCACCGGTCATCCCTATTGGGGCTATCGCTTTCTCGGCTGGGGCCTGCACCACGTCCAGGACCTGACCCAGCCGTACCACGCCAAGCCGCTGCCCGGCGTCGAGTTGGCGAGCATGTTGCTGATGGAGGGTAAGGCCCTGGCCGGTTACGGCGACGACAAGCTGGCGGCGGTCGAGCGCGTCGCCACCCGGCACATGGAAGTCGAGAAATACCAGGCGGCCTGGCTGTATCGCTTGCTGCGAGGCGGGCAACAGGTGCACCCGATGCTCCAGGCTTACGTCGACACGGCCGAGGATGGGGTCTATCCGCCGTACTCGGTGGACTACCTGCGCGAGGTGGTCAGCGCCCAGTCCGCTGCTGCGGGGGCGGGGTTCGATGAGGCCATCGGCCAATGGCTGGCCACGGCGCCGGCCACCAACAGTTTCAGCGCCGGTAATCAGGTGCAGCGTGAAGACTACGACCATCCGTTGCTCAACCAGCAACTGTTCCAGTTGCTGGGGCATTTCGGTGCGCATAGCCGCAATTTTGTGCGGGCTGGGTTGGGTAAATGA